One Thermodesulfovibrionales bacterium genomic region harbors:
- a CDS encoding cyclic nucleotide-binding domain-containing protein, with the protein MMQEGELGKTYSDGEVIFHEGDTAEVMYVIQSGKVRIAKKAASGNVTIATLQSGDIFGEMALFDRLPRSATVISEGDARVLSIDKKKLFATISRDPTLVFKILESMSQRIRRLNEELTKFKKSRLDVLTASMDVDGACNLILDEAKNLVHADNGSIMLFDENDKTLSIRAAFGVESGEKVKFCAGEGIAGDVIKTGNAELANNVMLDSRFKKGEMHIQSLLCVPLRYDVHDLGVMNMSITSDRLFTLDDLKLLNSLSVYAAMAIHNARNLSTLKSAAERVLMHATLLDV; encoded by the coding sequence ATGATGCAGGAAGGAGAACTCGGCAAGACTTACTCTGACGGTGAGGTCATCTTCCATGAAGGTGATACGGCAGAGGTGATGTATGTGATACAGTCAGGAAAGGTCAGGATAGCAAAGAAGGCTGCCTCCGGAAATGTCACCATCGCAACGCTCCAATCAGGGGACATCTTCGGAGAGATGGCGCTCTTTGACAGGCTGCCGCGTTCGGCAACAGTCATTTCCGAAGGTGATGCGAGGGTCCTGAGCATCGACAAGAAGAAACTCTTTGCGACCATAAGCAGGGACCCGACGCTGGTATTCAAGATCCTCGAGTCGATGAGCCAGAGGATCAGGAGGCTCAATGAGGAGCTGACGAAATTCAAGAAGAGCAGGCTGGACGTCCTCACGGCGAGCATGGACGTTGACGGCGCCTGCAACCTTATCCTTGACGAAGCAAAGAATCTCGTCCACGCAGACAACGGTTCGATCATGTTGTTTGATGAAAATGATAAGACCCTCTCGATACGGGCCGCCTTCGGCGTCGAGTCAGGGGAAAAGGTGAAGTTTTGCGCAGGCGAGGGCATTGCCGGTGATGTTATCAAGACGGGAAATGCTGAGCTCGCGAATAATGTCATGTTGGATTCACGGTTCAAGAAAGGAGAGATGCACATCCAGTCTCTTCTCTGCGTGCCGCTCAGATACGATGTCCATGACCTCGGCGTCATGAACATGAGCATCACCTCCGACAGGCTCTTCACGCTCGATGACCTGAAGCTCCTGAACTCTCTTTCCGTATATGCGGCCATGGCGATCCATAATGCCAGGAACCTTTCGACCCTCAAGAGCGCAGCTGAACGGGTCCTCATGCACGCCACCTTGCTCGACGTGTAA
- a CDS encoding 3',5'-cyclic-nucleotide phosphodiesterase, which translates to MKLRVLGSSGAEFPGHNPPGFLLSGRILFDAGSLTNVLGEKEQLRIKNIFITHAHLDHIKGIPFLADNIITKNHNRSVNVMSILPVIKTIKRDLFNSSVWPDFTVIPDPCNAIITLVEVKEGSPVLVDDYTVTPYKVNHSVPAVGYLVEDSRKRLFFYTGDTGPTDRTWKKIGNRRINVLIIEVSFPNRMKEMALVARHMTPELLKEELSKLSHMPEMVCVTHPKPQYFETIRKELAALGIGNLRLLKDGEIITI; encoded by the coding sequence ATGAAACTGAGAGTTCTTGGATCTTCAGGCGCCGAATTCCCCGGGCATAATCCTCCGGGATTTCTCCTGAGCGGCAGGATCCTCTTTGATGCCGGAAGCCTCACGAATGTGCTCGGCGAGAAGGAACAGCTAAGGATTAAGAACATCTTTATCACCCATGCCCATCTCGACCACATAAAAGGGATACCCTTCCTGGCAGACAATATCATAACGAAGAACCACAATCGCAGCGTGAATGTCATGAGCATTCTGCCGGTGATCAAGACAATAAAAAGAGATCTCTTTAACAGTTCTGTCTGGCCCGATTTTACGGTAATCCCCGACCCCTGTAATGCGATCATAACCCTCGTTGAGGTCAAGGAGGGTAGTCCCGTACTCGTAGATGACTATACCGTCACTCCCTACAAGGTAAATCACTCGGTGCCTGCAGTGGGATACCTTGTCGAGGATTCGCGGAAGCGGCTGTTCTTTTATACCGGCGATACGGGACCGACAGACCGGACATGGAAGAAGATAGGAAACAGACGGATCAACGTGCTGATCATCGAGGTCTCCTTTCCCAACAGGATGAAGGAAATGGCGCTCGTGGCAAGGCACATGACTCCCGAGTTGCTGAAGGAGGAATTATCAAAACTGAGCCATATGCCCGAGATGGTCTGCGTCACCCATCCGAAGCCCCAGTACTTCGAAACGATTCGAAAAGAACTCGCCGCCCTCGGGATCGGGAACCTCAGGCTGCTGAAAGACGGGGAGATAATCACAATCTAG
- a CDS encoding alcohol dehydrogenase catalytic domain-containing protein, with translation MNVARYYGEGDIRIEEMPVPLIGPGEMLIRIRASGICGSDVMHWYRAGRGPLVLGHEIAGEVASVGAGVGTYKVGDRVTASHHVPCNTCHYCLNGHHTVCDTLRSTNFHPGGFAEYVRLPSINVDRGVYLLHHNVSFAEATFVEPLACVYRGQRIAGTRVGKSVLVIGSGISGLLHIQTARVLGASMIGAVDIVRYRLDFAKKLGADVIFEAGDDLPESFRRMNRGRPADIVILTTGAEKAISSAFRSVDRGGTILFFAPASKGVAVPLPVNDLFWRNEITLTSSYAANYDEHTVALELIRQGKVNVGDMITHRLPLSETAKGFSLVEEAKESMKVIIEP, from the coding sequence ATGAATGTTGCAAGGTATTACGGCGAAGGCGACATCCGCATCGAGGAGATGCCCGTCCCTCTTATCGGCCCAGGAGAAATGCTCATACGGATAAGGGCGAGCGGCATATGCGGCAGCGATGTCATGCATTGGTACAGGGCCGGCAGAGGCCCCCTTGTCCTCGGTCATGAGATTGCGGGCGAGGTTGCCTCGGTCGGCGCCGGGGTCGGGACGTATAAGGTCGGTGACAGGGTGACGGCCTCTCATCATGTGCCCTGCAATACCTGCCATTACTGTCTCAACGGCCACCACACCGTATGCGATACGCTGAGAAGCACAAATTTTCATCCCGGGGGATTTGCCGAGTATGTGAGGCTCCCTTCGATCAATGTCGACAGGGGCGTCTATCTCCTGCACCACAACGTCTCCTTCGCTGAGGCGACTTTTGTTGAGCCCCTCGCCTGTGTTTACCGTGGACAGCGGATTGCCGGCACGAGGGTGGGGAAAAGCGTCCTTGTCATCGGGAGCGGCATTTCGGGCCTGCTGCACATCCAGACGGCAAGGGTCCTCGGTGCCTCGATGATAGGAGCCGTCGACATCGTCCGGTACAGACTCGATTTCGCAAAGAAGCTCGGTGCGGACGTTATCTTCGAGGCAGGAGACGATCTTCCTGAATCCTTCAGGAGAATGAACAGAGGGAGACCGGCTGATATTGTCATCCTGACTACCGGCGCCGAAAAGGCGATCTCTTCAGCATTTCGGTCCGTTGACAGGGGAGGGACTATCTTATTCTTCGCTCCTGCCAGCAAGGGGGTTGCCGTCCCTCTTCCGGTCAATGACCTTTTCTGGCGGAACGAGATAACCCTGACATCGTCATACGCCGCGAACTATGATGAGCATACGGTCGCCCTGGAGCTCATCAGACAGGGCAAGGTTAACGTCGGCGACATGATAACGCACCGCTTGCCCCTTTCGGAGACAGCGAAGGGGTTCAGCCTCGTCGAAGAAGCAAAGGAATCGATGAAAGTGATCATAGAACCTTGA